The proteins below are encoded in one region of Aequorivita iocasae:
- a CDS encoding TetR/AcrR family transcriptional regulator, with protein sequence MSVSKTILVRSLVLFQTHGIKTVRMDDIAKEMGLSKKTIYLHYGSKKELVQKCIHYLFDLHFSNIKRIQDERGTPIEKIKKIYEYAVKHLIKVTPNFYFDLKRGYPETYQYYALQRGKIVFGIIKTLLKKGQRSGEIDPTINTQLFCEFHLINLDQVISHKTALMEYSLQDLLDNTIRVSLNGIIKRQ encoded by the coding sequence ATGTCCGTGTCAAAAACCATATTGGTTAGGTCACTTGTGCTTTTTCAAACACATGGAATCAAGACTGTTAGAATGGATGATATAGCCAAAGAAATGGGTTTATCAAAGAAGACCATTTATCTTCATTATGGCAGTAAAAAGGAATTGGTTCAAAAATGTATTCACTATCTTTTTGATTTACATTTTTCAAATATCAAAAGGATTCAAGATGAAAGGGGAACACCGATAGAGAAAATAAAAAAGATTTATGAATACGCCGTAAAACATTTAATAAAAGTTACACCTAATTTTTATTTTGATTTAAAAAGAGGTTATCCGGAAACCTATCAGTATTATGCCCTTCAACGCGGTAAAATAGTTTTTGGTATAATTAAAACCTTATTGAAAAAGGGGCAAAGGAGTGGTGAAATAGACCCCACAATCAATACCCAGTTGTTTTGTGAATTTCATCTGATAAATCTGGATCAAGTAATAAGCCATAAAACCGCGCTTATGGAATATAGCTTGCAAGACCTATTGGACAACACTATTAGAGTGAGCCTGAATGGTATTATTAAAAGACAATAA
- the gldG gene encoding gliding motility-associated ABC transporter substrate-binding protein GldG, giving the protein MKTSIKKNIVSIAVLVGGLILLNILGNYFYKRFDLTQDNRFTLSEEAKQIVDQVDSPLIVDVFLKGNFPPEFRRLQSETEQLLDEFSAYNDNIKFEFIDPTEKGNEAFRSQFEKFGLTPAQVSVTESGKQSTELVYPWALAHHNGKSVKIPLLKNQLGATSEERVNSSLQNLQYAFADGFKKLATEKSKKIAVLKGNGEYDDRYIADFFATLRDYYFIAPFTLDSVASNPEMTFKALEGFDLIVAAQPTEAFSDAEKYVLDQYIMNGGKSLWVMDATQMQLDTVSGNMFAFGKDLNLNDFFFKYGIRVNPNLVKDVYSAPIVLASGDEREAQYNRYPWFFSPLSSSANNHPIVSNIEAVKFDYASAIDTLPNQLKKTVLLSTSPISKIVGLPFPIDFDVEIPKNLQVVNEGPNPNEYNAGEIPLAVLLEGKFTSVYKNRVKPISLNGVKNIDDGKPSKMVVISDGDLIKNQLQGNRPLELGFDKMTNQFYGNKEFLLNTVNYLLDDSGLINIRTRQIAVPFLDPQKTVEQRTKWQVLNLLLPLGLLALFGIGFVLYRKRRYTR; this is encoded by the coding sequence ATGAAGACTTCAATTAAAAAAAATATCGTTTCAATTGCCGTTTTGGTGGGAGGATTAATTCTTTTGAATATCCTTGGAAACTATTTCTACAAACGCTTTGACCTCACACAGGATAACCGTTTTACCCTTTCAGAAGAAGCAAAACAAATTGTTGATCAAGTAGACTCCCCATTGATAGTAGATGTATTTCTGAAAGGAAATTTTCCGCCGGAATTCCGAAGACTTCAAAGTGAAACTGAACAACTTTTAGACGAATTTTCGGCCTATAACGACAATATAAAATTTGAATTTATAGACCCCACGGAAAAAGGCAACGAAGCATTCCGATCACAATTTGAAAAATTTGGATTGACCCCAGCCCAAGTTTCCGTAACCGAAAGTGGTAAGCAGAGCACCGAACTTGTTTATCCGTGGGCATTGGCGCATCACAATGGCAAATCGGTCAAAATTCCGTTGCTGAAAAACCAACTAGGTGCCACTTCCGAAGAACGCGTAAACAGTTCGCTGCAAAATTTACAATATGCGTTTGCAGACGGTTTTAAGAAATTGGCAACGGAAAAGTCAAAAAAAATAGCCGTTTTAAAAGGCAATGGGGAATATGACGACCGTTACATTGCCGACTTTTTTGCAACGCTTCGCGACTATTATTTTATTGCACCCTTTACGTTGGATTCGGTTGCGTCAAACCCCGAAATGACCTTTAAAGCGTTGGAGGGTTTCGATTTAATAGTTGCCGCTCAGCCCACCGAAGCTTTTAGTGATGCCGAAAAATATGTATTGGACCAATATATTATGAACGGCGGTAAATCACTGTGGGTGATGGATGCCACCCAAATGCAGCTGGACACCGTAAGCGGAAATATGTTTGCCTTTGGAAAGGATTTAAACTTAAATGATTTCTTCTTTAAATATGGCATCCGCGTCAACCCCAATTTGGTGAAAGACGTGTACTCCGCCCCTATCGTTCTGGCCAGTGGTGACGAGCGTGAGGCTCAATACAATCGCTACCCCTGGTTTTTCAGTCCGTTGAGCAGCAGTGCAAACAACCACCCCATCGTTTCAAATATTGAAGCTGTAAAGTTTGATTATGCCAGCGCGATTGATACACTTCCGAACCAACTTAAAAAAACGGTTTTACTTTCCACATCCCCAATATCGAAAATTGTGGGACTGCCCTTCCCTATTGATTTTGATGTTGAAATTCCAAAGAATTTACAGGTAGTCAATGAAGGTCCTAATCCCAATGAATACAATGCTGGTGAAATTCCGCTCGCGGTTTTACTGGAAGGTAAATTTACTTCAGTTTATAAAAATCGGGTAAAGCCTATCTCCCTAAATGGAGTGAAAAATATAGATGACGGCAAACCCTCAAAAATGGTTGTTATTAGCGATGGAGACCTCATAAAAAACCAATTGCAGGGCAATCGTCCGCTCGAACTTGGCTTCGACAAAATGACCAATCAATTCTACGGAAACAAGGAATTTCTGCTGAATACCGTTAATTATCTCCTGGACGACAGCGGACTTATAAACATTCGCACGCGGCAAATTGCGGTGCCGTTTCTCGATCCACAAAAAACCGTGGAACAGCGAACAAAGTGGCAAGTACTTAACCTCCTGTTACCGTTGGGTTTATTAGCCCTTTTCGGAATCGGTTTTGTGCTTTACCGCAAACGCAGGTACACCCGCTAA
- a CDS encoding DoxX family protein codes for MKKLLNIELNENTVSIAVLLLRFGVGIMMLVHGIPKLYMLFSGDIQFPSVMGMSATFSLVLTVVAEVLCSILLLIGLFTRIAAIPLIITMLVAVLMIHGSDPYAMKELGLFYLLAYVLVLILGSGKYSFDAILKNYQLEE; via the coding sequence ATGAAAAAATTACTGAATATTGAATTAAACGAGAACACCGTTAGTATAGCTGTTTTATTATTAAGGTTTGGTGTTGGTATAATGATGCTTGTTCATGGAATTCCAAAACTATACATGCTGTTTAGCGGAGATATTCAGTTTCCCAGTGTTATGGGGATGAGCGCAACGTTTTCATTAGTACTAACTGTGGTTGCAGAAGTATTATGTTCTATATTACTGCTAATTGGACTTTTTACCAGAATAGCGGCCATTCCATTGATTATAACCATGTTGGTAGCCGTATTAATGATTCACGGTAGCGATCCTTATGCTATGAAAGAATTAGGACTGTTTTACTTGTTGGCCTATGTATTAGTGTTAATACTTGGCAGCGGTAAATATTCTTTTGATGCTATTTTGAAAAACTATCAATTAGAAGAATAG
- the dnaN gene encoding DNA polymerase III subunit beta produces MKFIVSSSYLLKQLQVLGGIINNNNTLPILDNFLFNLDGKSLTVSASDLETTISSKLEVESTEKGMVCIPARLLLETLKTFPEQPLTFTVEDNNTIEISSNHGKYALAYASGEEFPNAVELKDPSSTVVQGDVLATAISKTIFASGNDDLRPVMSGVFFQFSTDNLVFVATDAHKLVKYTRDDISASQTAEFIMPKKPLTLLKSILAGSEEDVTIEYNDSNAKFIFENTEMVCRLIDGKYPNYEAVIPKENPNKLVIDRNQFLNSVRRVSIFSSKTTHQIRLKIAGAELNISAEDIDYSNKAEERLTCDYQGDDMQIGFNSRFLTEMLNNLTSDEVSLEMSLPNRAGILTPVDGLDEGETVTMLVMPVMLNN; encoded by the coding sequence ATGAAATTCATCGTATCGAGTTCGTATTTATTAAAACAACTGCAAGTTTTGGGCGGTATTATCAACAACAATAATACGCTTCCTATTTTAGATAATTTTCTTTTTAATTTGGATGGAAAATCCCTTACTGTTTCGGCTTCTGATTTGGAAACAACCATTTCTTCCAAGCTGGAAGTAGAAAGCACCGAAAAAGGAATGGTCTGTATTCCTGCAAGGCTTTTGCTTGAAACTTTAAAAACCTTTCCAGAACAGCCATTAACGTTTACTGTTGAAGACAACAATACTATTGAAATAAGCAGTAATCACGGTAAATATGCGCTTGCATATGCCAGTGGCGAAGAATTTCCCAATGCCGTGGAATTGAAAGATCCGTCATCCACCGTGGTGCAGGGTGATGTGCTTGCTACTGCCATCAGCAAAACCATTTTTGCGTCTGGAAACGACGATTTACGCCCTGTGATGAGCGGTGTGTTTTTTCAATTTTCAACAGATAATTTGGTTTTTGTAGCAACCGATGCGCACAAATTGGTTAAATATACCCGTGACGACATCAGTGCTTCGCAAACCGCGGAATTTATTATGCCGAAAAAACCTTTGACGCTTTTGAAAAGTATTCTTGCCGGAAGCGAGGAAGATGTTACCATTGAGTATAACGACAGCAACGCCAAATTCATTTTTGAGAACACTGAAATGGTTTGCCGCTTAATCGATGGAAAATACCCTAATTACGAAGCGGTTATTCCGAAGGAAAACCCTAACAAATTGGTTATCGATAGAAATCAATTTTTGAATTCCGTTCGACGTGTTTCTATCTTTTCCAGCAAAACTACCCACCAAATCCGTTTAAAGATTGCAGGTGCCGAACTGAATATTTCAGCTGAAGACATAGATTACAGCAACAAAGCCGAAGAGCGCCTTACTTGCGATTACCAAGGGGATGATATGCAAATAGGCTTCAACAGCCGTTTCCTTACTGAAATGTTGAACAACCTAACAAGCGATGAAGTTTCTTTGGAAATGAGCCTACCTAACCGCGCAGGAATATTAACGCCAGTGGATGGTCTGGATGAAGGTGAAACCGTTACCATGCTTGTAATGCCGGTGATGTTGAACAATTAA
- a CDS encoding putative quinol monooxygenase: protein MFTRIVKMQFEKEHIPAFLANFETVKEKIRAYPGCEFLELYNDKNNETIFFTYSRWNDENDLENYRNSELFKEVWSVTKPMFKEKAEAWSVDTLHSLK, encoded by the coding sequence ATGTTTACAAGAATTGTAAAAATGCAGTTTGAAAAAGAACACATTCCTGCTTTTCTGGCTAATTTTGAAACCGTGAAAGAAAAAATACGCGCTTATCCCGGTTGCGAATTTTTGGAACTTTACAACGATAAAAATAACGAAACAATCTTTTTCACTTACAGCCGTTGGAATGATGAAAACGATTTGGAAAACTACCGAAATAGTGAGCTTTTCAAAGAAGTATGGAGTGTAACAAAACCGATGTTTAAAGAAAAAGCTGAAGCTTGGAGTGTTGATACACTTCACAGTTTAAAATAA
- the mnmE gene encoding tRNA uridine-5-carboxymethylaminomethyl(34) synthesis GTPase MnmE, giving the protein MTHTDTIVAMATPAGAGAIAVLRLSGPDAIAIASSIFSSVSRKELVKQKTHTVHLGHIKDGERIIDEVLVTIFKNPNSYTGEDVVEISCHGSNYIQQEIIQLCLRKGCRMAQAGEFTLRAFLNGKMDLSQAEAVADLIASDSAASHQLAMQQMRGGFSSEIKKLREELLNFASLIELELDFAEEDVEFANREEFQKLISKITHVLKRLIDSFATGNVLKNGIPVAIVGEPNVGKSTLLNALLNEERAIVSDIAGTTRDTIEDEIIIGGIGFRFIDTAGIRETVDVIEGLGIQKTFQKIEQAQVVIYLFDAEKFKVESSKFKVEIETIKNKYPLKNLLIVANKVDKLSKEEIENLQLAMGNLQLLSAKTGQGVEKIQNKLLEFVNTGALRNNETIVTNSRHYDAMLKALEEIIKVQQGLDSNLSGDLLAIDIRQALHYFGEITGEISNDELLGNIFANFCIGK; this is encoded by the coding sequence ATGACACACACAGACACCATAGTGGCAATGGCAACACCGGCAGGCGCAGGAGCAATTGCTGTTTTAAGGCTTTCGGGCCCCGATGCCATTGCAATTGCTTCTTCAATATTTAGTTCCGTATCAAGAAAAGAACTCGTAAAACAAAAAACCCATACCGTTCATTTGGGTCATATAAAAGATGGTGAACGAATTATTGACGAAGTGCTCGTCACCATTTTTAAAAACCCAAACAGTTACACAGGTGAAGATGTGGTTGAAATTTCCTGTCACGGTAGTAATTACATTCAGCAGGAAATAATTCAGCTATGCCTGCGTAAAGGTTGCAGAATGGCACAAGCGGGTGAGTTTACACTTCGTGCATTCCTGAATGGAAAGATGGATTTGAGCCAAGCAGAAGCAGTTGCAGATCTTATTGCAAGCGATAGTGCCGCCAGCCATCAATTGGCTATGCAACAAATGCGCGGGGGCTTTTCCTCGGAAATAAAAAAGCTTCGGGAAGAACTTTTGAATTTTGCTTCACTTATAGAATTAGAACTGGATTTTGCTGAAGAAGACGTGGAATTTGCTAACCGTGAAGAATTTCAAAAACTTATATCAAAAATAACCCACGTTTTAAAGCGCTTGATAGATTCATTCGCCACAGGAAATGTTTTAAAAAATGGAATACCTGTAGCCATTGTGGGCGAACCAAATGTGGGGAAATCTACGCTATTAAATGCATTGTTGAACGAGGAACGTGCCATTGTGAGTGATATTGCTGGAACGACACGAGATACTATTGAAGATGAAATAATCATTGGCGGTATCGGGTTTCGTTTTATTGACACAGCTGGAATACGTGAAACGGTGGACGTTATTGAAGGTTTGGGAATTCAAAAAACATTTCAGAAAATAGAACAGGCACAGGTAGTAATTTATCTTTTTGATGCTGAAAAGTTCAAAGTTGAAAGTTCAAAGTTCAAAGTGGAAATTGAAACCATTAAAAATAAATACCCTTTAAAAAACCTTTTGATTGTTGCCAATAAGGTTGATAAACTTTCGAAAGAAGAAATAGAAAATCTACAGCTTGCAATGGGCAATCTTCAATTATTATCCGCAAAAACTGGGCAAGGCGTTGAGAAAATTCAAAATAAATTGCTCGAGTTTGTAAACACTGGCGCGCTTCGTAACAACGAAACCATCGTTACCAACAGCCGTCATTATGACGCTATGCTAAAAGCTTTGGAAGAAATCATCAAAGTACAACAGGGCTTGGACAGTAATTTAAGTGGTGATTTACTGGCCATAGACATTCGGCAGGCACTGCATTATTTTGGTGAAATAACCGGTGAAATTTCTAATGACGAACTGCTTGGTAATATTTTTGCCAATTTCTGCATCGGGAAGTAA
- the gldF gene encoding gliding motility-associated ABC transporter permease subunit GldF: protein MFTIIKREINSFFSSTIGYLVIAVFLLINGLFLWVFKGNFNILDSGFADLSPYFELAPWVLLFLIPAVCMRAFSDEMKMGTLELLLTKPISLKQIVLGKYFGAVILIIIALIPTILYVFTIAALGNPPGNWDVGSTLGSYIGLLFLVFAYTSIGIFASTLSQNQIVAFIIAVFLCFALYYGFEGFTSSSFDISNLGMKAHFDSVARGVLDTRDLIYFLSVTAFFIALTIFKLKKQ from the coding sequence ATGTTTACAATAATTAAACGCGAAATAAATTCCTTCTTTTCAAGTACCATTGGGTATTTGGTGATTGCTGTTTTTTTATTGATCAATGGGTTGTTTTTGTGGGTTTTTAAAGGAAATTTCAACATTCTCGATTCTGGTTTTGCAGACCTTTCCCCCTATTTTGAACTCGCGCCGTGGGTTTTGCTTTTTTTGATTCCCGCCGTCTGCATGCGCGCCTTTAGCGACGAAATGAAAATGGGCACCTTGGAGCTTCTGCTTACAAAACCCATTTCACTAAAGCAGATAGTTTTAGGAAAATATTTCGGAGCAGTCATCCTAATTATAATCGCACTAATCCCAACCATATTATACGTTTTTACCATAGCAGCCTTGGGCAATCCGCCCGGTAATTGGGATGTGGGCAGTACCCTTGGTTCCTACATCGGACTGCTATTTTTGGTGTTTGCATATACTTCCATCGGGATCTTTGCTTCCACACTTTCGCAAAACCAAATCGTGGCTTTTATAATTGCCGTTTTCCTTTGTTTTGCGCTCTATTATGGGTTTGAGGGCTTTACCTCTTCCTCTTTCGATATTTCCAATTTGGGAATGAAGGCGCATTTTGACAGCGTGGCGCGTGGGGTATTGGACACCCGGGATTTGATTTATTTTTTAAGTGTAACTGCATTTTTCATCGCTTTGACCATTTTTAAATTGAAGAAACAATAA